AGCTGCCCGCCGCGATACAGGTAGTAGCGGGAGTCGCCCACCTGGAGGAGATAGAACCAGGGCCACACGCCCATCCACAGCGTGAGGGTCGTGGCCATCGAGCGGCTGACGCCTTCGGCCTTGGCCCGCGCCACGACCGCGTCGTGGCAGCGCATCGCGGCCCCCTGGAGTGCATCCATGAAGGAGGCTTCGGCCGAGTCGGCGCTGTAGTAGAGGTTCATGCTGCTCACGAGGTACTGCGTCGCGATTTCGAGGGCGGTGGCGCTGGCCTTCTCCCCGCCTTCCCCGCCGCCCACGCCGTCGGCGATCATCGCGATCACGGCCAGCCGCTCGTCCCCGAAGGGCAGCCGCTGCTGATCCGACAGGCTGGTCTGGAGCAGCTGGATGCGCTTGTGGATGGACGCGAGGAGGAAATGGTCCTGATTGTTCTTCCGGACCTTGCCCACGTGGGTGAGGCCGTAGACGTCGATCTCGTCGTCGCGGGGCTTGCGGGTATCACCCGCCCTGCCTGCGTCGGCCGTCGTCATGCGACACCTCCTGCTCGGGCGCGTCCGCCCGTCACGATATCAGCCGCCGGATGCGCGGGC
This portion of the Gemmatimonadales bacterium genome encodes:
- a CDS encoding protein phosphatase 2C domain-containing protein; this translates as MTTADAGRAGDTRKPRDDEIDVYGLTHVGKVRKNNQDHFLLASIHKRIQLLQTSLSDQQRLPFGDERLAVIAMIADGVGGGEGGEKASATALEIATQYLVSSMNLYYSADSAEASFMDALQGAAMRCHDAVVARAKAEGVSRSMATTLTLWMGVWPWFYLLQVGDSRYYLYRGGQLTQVSRDQTLAQDLVDQGVFTRAVGERSRFAHVLSSAIGGEKTMPVVTRLRSEWNIVHLLCSDGLTKHVPDERIAERLAAMTSSRQVCEQLLEDTLEGGGTDNVTIVVGRAVPKEPGA